In Paenibacillus stellifer, the DNA window CGACTTTGCCCAGGTATTTAAGATGTGGGGACAGGTGCTTCAGGGGGTCAAGGAAGAGAAGGTTACGGTGCATGCCTGGTTCGTCGATGGAGAACCCGTCTCCGTCACCGAGGACGCCGTCCTCGTCGCCTTCAAGAATACGATACACCGGGAGACCACGGAGAAAGCGGCCAATAAGCAGGTGATTGAGCGAGTGCTGGAACTTCGCCTTGGCAAGCCTTACCGGCTGGTTACCGTCATGCTCCGGGACTGGAATGAGGCTCAGACGAAGTCGGTTCAGCCTCTGGATAAGGAAGAGCTGCGACTGGAACATGAGCACGAGAACGAGAACGGAGAGGCTTCCGAGGAGCCTTGGATTGATGAAGCCATTCAGCTGTTCGGCGAGGACCTCGTTGTCATAAAAGATTAAGGCCCAATATCGGCGGCTAAATGGCTGCCCAAAGGAGAGATATGTATGAATAATATGAATCAAATGATGAAACAAGTGAAGAAAATGCAGGAGCAGATGCTGAAAGCCCAGGAAGAGCTCGGCAGCAAGACGATAGAAGGAACCTCCGGTGGCGGGGTCGTAACCGTTCAGGTTAACGGACACAAGAAAGTGCTGGCGATTGCAATCAAGCCGGAAGCCGTCGATCCGGATGATGTGGAAATGCTGCAGGATTTGGTTCTTACGGCAGTCAACGACGCTCTGACCAAAGCCGAGGAGCTGGCTAACGCCGATATGGGCAAATTCACCGGAGGCATGAAGATTCCGGGCCTCTTCTAAGGTCTGTGTTAAGCTCATCATAAAGGAGATACCCTATTGTATTATCCCGAACCGCTTGCCAAGCTGATCGACGCTTTTACCCGCTTGCCGGGTATCGGGCCGAAGACGGCCGCCCGGCTGGCTTTCCATGTGCTGAACATGAAAGAAGACGATACGATTGATTTCGCCAAAGCG includes these proteins:
- a CDS encoding YbaB/EbfC family nucleoid-associated protein; this encodes MNNMNQMMKQVKKMQEQMLKAQEELGSKTIEGTSGGGVVTVQVNGHKKVLAIAIKPEAVDPDDVEMLQDLVLTAVNDALTKAEELANADMGKFTGGMKIPGLF